The genome window gtgtgtgtgtgtgtgtgatACTGGCGGTTGCGGGGGACTGTGGGACGTGGGTCTAGGATCTTGGACGGAGGGGTGGATGGTTCGGGGTGGAGAGGTGGTGGGGTGCAAGGAAGAGGGGGTGCACGGTACGGTGAGCACAGAAGTCAGCGGGACGAGGTGGGATGTAGGAAGGAGATGAATCGAGGTTGGAGGAAAAGCAGCATCGCTCGcttttcttttttcttcttttttttttttacaACGAAAACGTCAGGCTACCTACCGCGCACTCCTCACCCACCCGACAACGCCGGCACTGTACCCGACCAGCCCGCCCACACGGTCACGCTCACGCTTCGACTCCTCCTGCCAGGTGCGCAACTGCGCAATCAGCCCTTGATCGCGCACAACCACGTCGCCGTGCAGACGGAGGAAGACGCTCATCCACGCCTGCACGAGCTCGTAGTCGCGCCTCTGCTGCAGCCGCGCCGTGAGCGCGGCGACAAAGGTCCGCAGCTCCGTGTAGGGGGCCGTGGTGTCGAGGGTGCGGAGGGCGATGTCTGCGGCCGAGGGCGGGAGGGAGGCGAGGTAGGCGAGCAGGGGCGTGTGTTCGGCCGTTTGCTCAGCGCGCTCGAGCAGCCTGGTGAAGTCGGATGTCGAGGTGGCGGctgttgagcggctcgccaGTGCGCTGCTGGAGATGCGCGAGCCGGCttcggcgtcggcgtcggcgtcgagTGGTGTCCGAGCGGATTTCTCGCCCACGGCGGGGAGGAAGAAGGGGGCGTGTTCGGGCGCTTTGGGCGCTTCTTTGGGCTTGTTGCGCGCGCGGATCACGTCGAGGTGAAGCAGCGTTTGCCATCGGCTCTTGGGCACCAGACTCAGCGTCGTGATCTTGTCGCTCAGTTGGTCCATGACCGGCACGGCCGTCGCGCCTTTTTCTTGGTCGTCGTCCTCGCTCTCCTCTCCAGCCGCGTCGATGATGTTctcgccgccctcgccgcTTGCTGTGGGCGCAGACACGGTCGCGACGTCAGCGTCGGAGATTTGGCGTGTCGGGACGTGTGTGAAGAGAGAGCGGTTCGTCCAGATATGCACGCCGACCTCGCCCTCCAAGCCGGTGGCCAAAAAGTCACCCGCTGGCGAGAAAGCAACGGTGTTGACGGGCTTGGGGAGACGCATGGCATCGATCAGGTGGCCAGTAGGTAGATCCCAGACGCGTACCGTGGAGTCGGAAGACGCGGATAGGATCCAGCGACCGTCGGAGGAGAAGGTGTAGTCGATGGTGGTGATGACCGGGCTGGAGCGAGTGGCCCAGAGCTCACGGACGAGCTTGCGTGTGGTGGCGTCGAGGATGCGTAGACTGCCGTCGTCGCAGGACAGCGCGATGAGGTCGGAGTTGGGGTGGTAGCGGAGCGACAGGATCTTGACCATGGGATGCCAGTCGATCTCATGGAGGAGCGTGCCGGTTGCGAAGCTCCAGAACTTTACCTTGCCGTCGTCGGAACAGCTGATGACCGTCCTGTTTAGGCTGTCGATGGCAAGACCGGTGACGGCGCCTCTGTGCTTGCCTTGGCCTCTGGCAAATGTCTTTGGGGCGTCGTCGGTCTCCAAGGCTGTCGACTCCTCAAGCCGAAGCTGGTGCAGCTTGTGCTTTTTCGCCTCGGCCGGAGTCAGTCGAGCTGGGAACCTGCGTCGGTGCTGGCCGGATTGAAGGTTGTACATGTCGATGGCGCCACCAGCGGACCCGATCAGCGCAAACGTACCGCATGGTGAGATGGCGACGCTCTTCACGTCGGTGCCGTCGCCTGTGTCCAGAGCCCATCTGCCGGCGCGCTTGCGGCCCCAGAACCAGGTCCTGGCTGTCTTGTCTCCGTGTCCGGTGACGATGCTTTCCCAGCCAGTCATGTTGACCTCGGTCGCTTTCTTGGCGTCGCCCTTGAGCTTGGACGCGTTGGTCCAGATGGCGTTGACGCCAGGCATCGTGCCCATGCCGCCATCGCGGTTGAGCGAACAG of Ascochyta rabiei chromosome 7, complete sequence contains these proteins:
- a CDS encoding rRNA-processing protein utp21, translated to MAGLHAHHPPAAGPAPKRQRVHGDQHPASAPLVRHSTIFAPFRTVGLVSPTAVPFTALPLGKTTFQITTSVGRSLQTYDLKRGLNLVFVTRPQTPDHITATLAWKKLVLAAWGSAPAESGVWLFQRGKKLAELELPPGGIDTITRLAVMGEWIVGGGPTRVDVWKTATLEHYTTLQGPASSRLSGCITNMPTYLNKIFVGTQDGTVEIWNVSTGKLLYTLLPPAADFGAVTALQPTPALSLLAIAYQSGPVVIHDIRADREALRLNTAGSQKPPVTSISFRTDGLGAGEHGRDDGVMATASHESGDVTFWDLNKGGRKMGTLRGAHAPPPSASGGLGGGISKIEFLAGQAVMVSSGLDNTLKSWIFDESPFSPVPRILHQRGGHAAPVSTLRFLPSNADGSDDTGKWLLSASKDRSLWGWSLRRDGQSTELSQGALQSKARKRGLLHGSSDPSKHHVKWEHLKAPPVTCMACSLNRDGGMGTMPGVNAIWTNASKLKGDAKKATEVNMTGWESIVTGHGDKTARTWFWGRKRAGRWALDTGDGTDVKSVAISPCGTFALIGSAGGAIDMYNLQSGQHRRRFPARLTPAEAKKHKLHQLRLEESTALETDDAPKTFARGQGKHRGAVTGLAIDSLNRTVISCSDDGKVKFWSFATGTLLHEIDWHPMVKILSLRYHPNSDLIALSCDDGSLRILDATTRKLVRELWATRSSPVITTIDYTFSSDGRWILSASSDSTVRVWDLPTGHLIDAMRLPKPVNTVAFSPAGDFLATGLEGEVGVHIWTNRSLFTHVPTRQISDADVATVSAPTASGEGGENIIDAAGEESEDDDQEKGATAVPVMDQLSDKITTLSLVPKSRWQTLLHLDVIRARNKPKEAPKAPEHAPFFLPAVGEKSARTPLDADADAEAGSRISSSALASRSTAATSTSDFTRLLERAEQTAEHTPLLAYLASLPPSAADIALRTLDTTAPYTELRTFVAALTARLQQRRDYELVQAWMSVFLRLHGDVVVRDQGLIAQLRTWQEESKRERDRVGGLVGYSAGVVGWVRSAR